A genomic window from Microbacterium sp. H1-D42 includes:
- a CDS encoding carbohydrate ABC transporter permease codes for MVAMLLYALLPLFWLLVNASKSRDHLYNSFALWFAGDFALFENIYRVFTFNDGIFLRWFGNTVLYVVVGGGGAALLATLAGYGLAKYRFPGRRAVLAVILGAIAIPGSALAVPQFLMFSGLGLTNTPAAVIIPSLISAFGLYLIWVYAAEAVPDEMIEAARLDGASELRIFMSISFRQLMPAVITVLMFSLVATWNNYFLPLIMLSDPAWYPLPVGLNQWASAASSIGGNAIPELVITGSLLTVIPIAGAFLYLQRYWQSGLTAGSVK; via the coding sequence ATGGTCGCGATGCTGCTCTACGCACTGCTGCCGCTGTTCTGGCTGCTGGTGAACGCGAGCAAGTCCCGCGATCACCTGTACAACTCGTTCGCACTCTGGTTCGCAGGCGACTTCGCCCTGTTCGAGAACATCTACCGCGTGTTCACGTTCAACGACGGGATCTTCCTGCGCTGGTTCGGGAACACCGTTCTCTACGTCGTGGTCGGCGGTGGCGGTGCCGCGCTGTTGGCAACCCTCGCCGGATACGGCCTCGCGAAGTACCGATTCCCCGGCCGACGGGCGGTGCTCGCCGTCATCCTCGGCGCGATCGCCATTCCCGGCTCAGCGCTCGCCGTGCCGCAGTTCCTGATGTTCAGCGGACTCGGACTCACCAACACCCCGGCAGCGGTGATCATCCCGTCGCTGATCAGCGCCTTCGGTCTCTACCTGATCTGGGTCTACGCGGCCGAGGCCGTGCCCGACGAGATGATCGAGGCCGCACGGCTCGACGGTGCCAGCGAGCTGCGCATCTTCATGTCGATCTCGTTCCGCCAGCTGATGCCGGCCGTGATCACCGTGCTGATGTTCTCGCTCGTCGCCACCTGGAACAACTACTTCCTGCCGCTGATCATGCTCAGCGACCCGGCCTGGTATCCGCTCCCCGTCGGTTTGAACCAGTGGGCATCCGCGGCGAGCTCCATCGGCGGCAACGCGATCCCCGAGCTGGTGATCACCGGATCGCTGCTCACGGTCATCCCGATCGCAGGCGCCTTCCTCTACCTGCAGCGCTACTGGCAGTCCGGCCTGACCGCCGGAAGCGTCAAGTAG
- a CDS encoding aldehyde dehydrogenase family protein, which yields MSAAAWPARAERWMPETSAFIDGAFTAIAGATAFETISPRDGAVIARLEDGGAPAADAAVAAARKAFDDGRWRRLEPRARAEIMRRFAALVLQSRDELALAESLDVGKPITQMLTAEVDETAEAIRWYADAIDKVHDEVLPSPEHALLTVTREPMGVIAAIVPWNFSIIIAAWKFAPALATGNSVVLKPSELSTLPALILARLAAEAGIPDGVFNVVPGRGATVGAALAQHPDVDKVTFTGSTAVGRRVAVNAASSNGKAVAIEAGGKSPQVVFEDVEDLDRLAETVAASILYNAGQACTAGSRLLVQEGVHDQVVEKVLAAAAAWVPADPLSEATKMGAIASRAQLDGILATLTANRSGDLLTGGEPVEPVRGGFYLPPTIVDHVDNASPIAQQEVFGPVLTISTFRDEAEALHLANDTVYGLAASVWTGSLGRAHRMTREMHAGIVWANDFNALGIDRPFGGVKGTGSGRDKGVQALTQYTTTKTSWIDFRGAGG from the coding sequence ATGAGCGCAGCTGCGTGGCCGGCAAGGGCAGAGCGATGGATGCCCGAGACCAGCGCCTTCATCGATGGCGCGTTCACCGCCATCGCCGGCGCGACTGCGTTCGAGACCATCTCGCCGCGCGACGGCGCGGTGATCGCCAGACTCGAGGACGGGGGCGCACCCGCTGCGGATGCTGCGGTCGCCGCAGCCAGGAAGGCGTTCGACGACGGCCGCTGGCGGCGTCTCGAGCCGCGCGCACGTGCAGAGATCATGCGCCGGTTCGCCGCACTCGTGCTGCAGAGTCGGGACGAGCTCGCCCTGGCCGAAAGCCTGGATGTCGGCAAGCCCATCACCCAGATGCTCACCGCCGAGGTGGACGAGACGGCCGAGGCCATCCGCTGGTATGCGGATGCCATCGACAAGGTTCACGACGAGGTGCTGCCCTCGCCAGAGCACGCCCTGCTCACGGTGACCAGGGAGCCGATGGGCGTGATCGCGGCGATCGTGCCGTGGAACTTCTCGATCATCATCGCCGCGTGGAAGTTCGCGCCGGCACTGGCCACCGGCAACTCGGTGGTGCTCAAGCCCTCGGAGCTGTCCACGCTGCCTGCGCTGATCCTGGCGCGGCTGGCCGCCGAGGCCGGCATCCCGGACGGCGTCTTCAACGTCGTACCGGGGCGCGGCGCCACGGTCGGGGCGGCGCTGGCGCAGCATCCCGATGTCGACAAGGTCACCTTCACCGGCTCGACGGCCGTCGGGCGACGCGTGGCGGTGAACGCCGCATCGTCGAACGGCAAGGCCGTCGCGATCGAGGCAGGTGGCAAGTCGCCGCAGGTGGTCTTCGAGGATGTGGAGGATCTCGACCGGCTGGCCGAGACGGTCGCCGCCAGCATCCTCTACAACGCCGGCCAGGCCTGCACGGCGGGCTCGCGCCTGCTCGTGCAGGAGGGCGTGCACGATCAGGTCGTCGAGAAGGTGCTGGCCGCCGCGGCAGCCTGGGTGCCGGCCGACCCGCTGTCAGAGGCGACGAAGATGGGCGCGATCGCCTCACGGGCGCAGCTGGACGGGATCCTCGCGACGCTCACCGCCAACCGCTCTGGCGACCTGCTCACCGGCGGAGAGCCGGTCGAACCCGTGCGCGGTGGCTTCTACCTGCCGCCGACGATCGTCGACCACGTCGACAACGCGTCGCCCATCGCGCAGCAGGAGGTCTTCGGGCCGGTGCTGACGATCTCGACGTTCCGTGATGAGGCCGAGGCGCTGCATCTGGCGAACGACACCGTCTACGGGCTGGCGGCCTCGGTGTGGACAGGCAGCCTCGGGCGCGCGCACCGCATGACCCGCGAGATGCACGCCGGCATCGTGTGGGCCAATGACTTCAACGCCCTCGGCATCGACCGGCCGTTCGGCGGCGTCAAGGGAACCGGCAGCGGACGCGACAAGGGGGTGCAGGCGCTCACGCAGTACACCACGACCAAGACGAGCTGGATCGACTTCCGCGGCGCCGGCGGGTGA
- a CDS encoding metallophosphoesterase has product MTRKKPVTSPPVVMAPRADGFEIVWGVERLSRGWIEWHSGDASGVARADAFGLTPQSDRVLRVRLGGFAAGDSIRFRAVTEAIAGPSARHESEWKQVRTLDPDADGAHIAVWNDTHERGATLRKLDEVTPPVDMLLWNGDLCNDWKKEDAFTRTVLAPEGLDISDGRPLSIVLGNHDVRGTWAYQLAEYVAMPEQRPYSAARIGPVAFVQLHTGEDKPDDHPTFKGRVAFEPLRAEQAEWLRDATARPEIRDAPYRIVFCHIPLRWIDETPADYDRGGYDWFSRMSRDAWHDALAEWGAQLVISGHTHEPAFLEATAEFPYAQLVAGGPHPSPKNAEAATWTEISTGDGELVLTTRHLDGTVVFDTRLAPIATTSPIATTSPTEKDAL; this is encoded by the coding sequence ATGACCCGCAAGAAGCCTGTGACCAGCCCACCCGTCGTGATGGCGCCCCGCGCTGACGGCTTCGAGATCGTCTGGGGCGTGGAGCGTCTCAGTCGCGGGTGGATCGAATGGCACAGTGGCGATGCGAGCGGCGTGGCGCGAGCGGATGCCTTCGGCCTGACCCCCCAGAGCGATCGCGTGCTTCGGGTCAGGCTCGGCGGCTTCGCCGCCGGCGACAGCATCCGATTCCGCGCCGTCACCGAGGCGATCGCCGGCCCCTCCGCGCGTCACGAGAGCGAGTGGAAGCAGGTGCGCACGCTGGACCCGGATGCCGACGGCGCGCACATCGCGGTGTGGAACGACACGCACGAACGAGGTGCGACGCTGCGGAAGCTCGACGAGGTGACCCCGCCCGTCGACATGCTGCTGTGGAATGGCGACCTCTGCAACGACTGGAAGAAGGAGGACGCCTTCACCCGCACGGTGCTGGCTCCGGAGGGACTCGACATCAGCGATGGCCGTCCGCTGTCGATCGTGCTCGGCAACCATGACGTGCGGGGCACGTGGGCGTACCAGCTCGCAGAGTACGTCGCGATGCCGGAGCAGCGACCGTACTCGGCCGCGCGCATCGGCCCCGTCGCCTTCGTGCAGTTGCACACCGGCGAGGACAAGCCCGACGACCACCCCACCTTCAAGGGCAGGGTCGCGTTCGAGCCGCTGCGTGCCGAGCAGGCGGAGTGGCTGCGCGACGCGACCGCCCGCCCCGAGATCCGTGATGCGCCGTACCGGATCGTGTTCTGCCACATCCCGCTGCGGTGGATCGACGAGACGCCGGCCGACTACGACCGCGGCGGCTACGACTGGTTCAGCCGGATGAGCCGCGACGCCTGGCACGACGCGCTCGCCGAGTGGGGCGCCCAGCTGGTCATCTCGGGCCACACTCATGAGCCGGCGTTCCTCGAAGCCACAGCCGAGTTCCCGTACGCGCAGCTCGTGGCAGGCGGGCCCCACCCATCGCCGAAGAACGCCGAGGCCGCGACCTGGACCGAGATCAGCACCGGCGACGGCGAGCTCGTCCTCACCACCCGGCACCTCGACGGCACTGTCGTGTTCGACACGCGGCTCGCCCCGATCGCCACCACTTCTCCGATCGCCACCACCTCGCCGACCGAGAAGGACGCACTGTGA
- a CDS encoding GH1 family beta-glucosidase, whose amino-acid sequence MTKPHTPVPRRSDFPADFRFGTATAAFQIEGALTADGRTPSIWDTFSTLPGAIRDGHTADLACDHYHRLDEDLDLLADLGAQAYRFSLSWTRILSGDDATVNRAGVDFYRRLVDGLRERNIAPMATVFHWDLPQRLQDRGGWTTRDAAHRLAEFAAVAAREIDGVDTWITLNEPYNHMSHGHIHAVHAPGLRLGTGAAQVAHHLLLGHGLSVQALRAETDAAIGIANYYSPARPALEHSALGPQWDAWVNHLFTDPLLRGEYPAEIADFAPIDRFVRDGDLQIIAQPIDVLGVNFYRPSPPIPTPHGAFPFALGQFEDGAGGVSAERTGFDWPIVPDALRDLLTGLKARYGDAVPPIEITENGAAFVDVVRDGVCDDPERLSYIQQHLAATAQAIDAGVDVRGYYLWSLMDNFEWAAGYTQRFGIVHVDFATQTRTRKASFQWYRDLVRGADA is encoded by the coding sequence GTGACCAAACCGCACACACCCGTCCCGCGACGATCCGACTTCCCTGCCGATTTCCGATTCGGCACCGCCACAGCCGCATTCCAGATCGAGGGGGCGCTCACGGCGGACGGCCGCACCCCGAGCATCTGGGACACGTTCAGCACGCTGCCTGGCGCGATCCGCGACGGGCACACCGCCGACCTCGCCTGCGATCACTATCACCGCCTGGACGAGGACCTCGATCTGCTGGCTGATCTCGGCGCGCAGGCCTACCGGTTCTCGCTCTCGTGGACCCGCATCCTCTCCGGCGACGACGCCACCGTGAACCGCGCCGGAGTCGACTTCTACCGCCGGCTCGTCGACGGACTGCGCGAGCGGAACATCGCCCCGATGGCGACGGTGTTCCACTGGGATCTGCCGCAGCGCCTGCAGGACCGCGGCGGCTGGACCACCCGCGACGCCGCGCACCGACTCGCCGAGTTCGCGGCGGTGGCCGCCCGCGAGATCGACGGCGTCGACACCTGGATCACGCTCAATGAGCCGTACAACCACATGTCGCACGGGCACATCCATGCCGTGCACGCGCCCGGCCTGCGGCTCGGGACAGGTGCCGCGCAGGTCGCCCACCATCTGCTGCTCGGTCACGGCCTGAGCGTGCAGGCGCTGCGCGCCGAGACGGACGCTGCCATCGGCATCGCGAACTACTACTCCCCGGCTCGCCCTGCCCTCGAGCACTCGGCGCTCGGACCGCAGTGGGATGCCTGGGTGAACCACCTGTTCACCGACCCACTGCTGCGCGGCGAGTACCCGGCCGAGATCGCCGACTTCGCGCCGATCGACCGCTTCGTGCGCGATGGAGACCTGCAGATCATCGCGCAGCCGATCGATGTGCTCGGCGTGAACTTCTACCGCCCCTCTCCCCCGATCCCGACACCGCACGGCGCGTTCCCGTTCGCGCTCGGCCAGTTCGAAGACGGGGCCGGTGGCGTGAGTGCCGAGCGCACCGGCTTCGACTGGCCGATCGTCCCGGATGCGCTGCGTGATCTGCTGACCGGCCTGAAGGCCCGCTACGGCGACGCCGTGCCGCCGATCGAGATCACCGAGAACGGCGCGGCGTTCGTCGATGTCGTGCGGGACGGCGTGTGCGACGACCCAGAGCGCCTGTCGTACATCCAGCAACATTTGGCAGCGACAGCGCAGGCGATCGATGCGGGTGTGGATGTGCGCGGTTATTACCTGTGGTCGCTGATGGACAACTTCGAGTGGGCGGCCGGGTACACGCAGCGCTTCGGCATCGTCCACGTCGATTTTGCGACGCAGACCCGAACGAGGAAGGCGTCGTTCCAGTGGTACCGGGATCTCGTGAGAGGAGCAGACGCATGA
- a CDS encoding DUF5054 domain-containing protein has translation MISTIHVVFKTHLDIGFTDLATRVTERYLTSYLPGAIALAEELQRRGGLARFVWTTGSWLIHEALQSSDEDARAQVEAAIRAGHVRWHALPMTLHCEVMDRSLFDHGLAISHRLDERFGVRTVAAKMTDVPGHTIGIVPALASAGVEYLHLGVNGASAVPEVPEFFRWVAPDGSEVVVNYSHGYGAEGLELAIAPGGTDALHLAHTGDNMGPPSAEDVEDLFAQLAEAHPDARIVASTLDDFAGAVLRYRDTLPVLTDEIADSWIHGVGSDPLLTAQLKRLLALRADWIAARELDPRSDEAIGFGDALLLVAEHTWGQDLKTWLPDYVNYAKHDFTAARRRDVIDPALNPAEFDIYAWAYSEHPSHELSYSQFESSWAEQRSYIDRAVAALEPSRAKAAAAALAELLPASTADDGATPLYATPLDPAAVHELGPWRVRFGSDGAIVSLIDDSGADWADDDHRLGAFRYQTFDEHDEQLWVQQYVRRFDETAFWAVPDQTKPGLAIAETQPAQVFEPQLASISRRDVDGEAIVEVRLTMPDAASSLWGAPRNLRIEYCFTATDSTGTGRIEVVLDVTGRDASRLPEASWFGFRPRTGEGDWRMHKLGTPVDPQRVVRNGNRSLHAVSALTHSTGFALHTRDAPLVAVGAPRLFRFENLIAEPDDGLFVNLHNNMWGTNFRMWFDDDLRYRFTLDLSPVSPTEKDRR, from the coding sequence ATGATCTCGACGATCCACGTCGTCTTCAAGACTCACCTCGACATCGGCTTCACCGACCTCGCGACCAGGGTCACCGAGCGGTACCTCACCTCGTATCTGCCTGGGGCGATCGCCCTGGCTGAAGAGCTGCAGCGTCGCGGTGGCCTGGCGCGCTTCGTGTGGACCACCGGCTCATGGCTCATCCACGAGGCGCTGCAATCGAGCGACGAGGATGCCAGAGCACAGGTCGAGGCGGCGATCCGCGCCGGGCACGTGCGCTGGCACGCCCTGCCGATGACCCTGCACTGTGAGGTGATGGACCGCTCGCTGTTCGACCACGGCCTCGCGATCTCGCACCGTCTTGACGAGCGGTTCGGCGTGCGCACCGTGGCAGCCAAGATGACGGACGTGCCTGGCCACACCATCGGGATCGTGCCGGCACTGGCATCCGCCGGCGTCGAGTACCTGCATCTCGGCGTCAACGGCGCCTCTGCCGTGCCCGAGGTGCCGGAGTTCTTCCGCTGGGTCGCGCCTGACGGCAGCGAGGTCGTCGTGAACTACTCGCACGGCTACGGCGCAGAGGGTCTCGAGCTGGCGATCGCGCCAGGCGGCACCGACGCCCTGCACCTCGCGCACACCGGCGACAACATGGGCCCTCCCAGCGCCGAAGACGTCGAAGACCTGTTCGCGCAGCTGGCCGAGGCGCATCCGGATGCCCGGATCGTGGCATCCACTCTCGACGACTTCGCCGGCGCCGTGCTGCGCTACCGCGACACCCTCCCCGTGCTCACCGACGAGATCGCGGACTCGTGGATCCACGGGGTGGGCAGCGACCCGCTGCTGACCGCACAGCTCAAGCGGCTGCTGGCGCTGCGCGCCGACTGGATCGCCGCCCGCGAGCTCGACCCGCGCAGTGACGAGGCGATCGGCTTCGGCGATGCACTCCTGCTCGTCGCCGAGCACACCTGGGGGCAGGATCTGAAGACCTGGCTGCCCGACTACGTGAACTACGCCAAGCACGATTTCACCGCCGCCCGCCGGCGCGATGTCATCGACCCGGCGCTGAACCCCGCCGAGTTCGACATCTATGCATGGGCGTACAGCGAGCACCCGTCCCACGAGCTGAGCTATTCGCAGTTCGAGTCCTCCTGGGCGGAGCAGCGGTCCTACATCGACCGGGCCGTCGCTGCCCTCGAGCCGTCTCGCGCGAAGGCTGCCGCGGCTGCCTTGGCGGAGCTGCTCCCGGCATCCACCGCCGATGACGGCGCGACGCCGCTCTACGCGACTCCTCTCGACCCGGCCGCCGTGCACGAGCTCGGCCCCTGGCGCGTGCGCTTCGGCTCCGATGGCGCGATCGTCTCGCTGATCGACGACAGCGGCGCCGACTGGGCGGATGATGACCATCGGTTGGGCGCCTTCCGGTACCAGACCTTCGACGAGCACGATGAGCAGCTCTGGGTGCAGCAGTACGTGCGCCGGTTCGACGAGACGGCGTTCTGGGCAGTGCCAGACCAGACCAAGCCTGGGCTAGCGATCGCCGAGACCCAACCAGCGCAGGTGTTCGAACCGCAGCTCGCATCGATCTCCCGCCGCGACGTCGACGGCGAGGCGATCGTCGAGGTGCGGCTGACGATGCCCGATGCTGCCAGCTCGTTGTGGGGCGCTCCCAGGAACCTCCGCATCGAGTACTGCTTCACAGCCACCGATTCCACAGGCACAGGTCGCATCGAGGTCGTCCTCGACGTGACCGGCCGCGATGCCTCGCGCCTGCCCGAAGCCAGCTGGTTCGGATTCCGGCCGCGCACCGGTGAGGGCGACTGGCGGATGCACAAGCTCGGCACCCCTGTCGACCCGCAGCGGGTCGTCCGCAACGGCAACCGCAGCCTGCACGCCGTCTCAGCCCTGACGCACAGCACGGGCTTCGCCCTGCACACCCGGGATGCCCCGCTCGTCGCCGTGGGCGCGCCGCGCCTGTTCCGCTTCGAGAACCTCATCGCCGAACCGGACGACGGGCTGTTCGTGAACCTGCACAACAACATGTGGGGCACGAACTTCCGCATGTGGTTCGATGACGACCTGCGGTACCGCTTCACGCTCGACCTCTCCCCCGTCTCCCCCACTGAAAAGGATCGCCGATGA
- a CDS encoding sugar ABC transporter permease → MTQMAIAAPRPRRRIRRDWAGWIFVGPFMAVFALVLIAPLIYAIYLSLWRETLIGGVSFVGLENYVKALEDPKFWEALARVTVFLLIQVPIMLAIALFAALALDSARLRWVPLFRLSIFLPYAVPGVVAVMIWGYMYGAQFGLVADINNWLGIKIPEPLSSSWIMVAIGNIVTWEFVGYNMLVFYAGLKAIPQELYEAAEIDGAGAIRTIFSIKLPGIRGAMIIATLFSIIGSFQLFNEPQMLASLVPNQISSYFTPNIYAFNLSFSGSMFNYAAAIAILSGIITMVVAFIAQNPEGLFTRKRKANSLEEEQA, encoded by the coding sequence ATGACGCAGATGGCAATAGCTGCCCCCAGACCAAGACGGCGGATCCGCCGTGACTGGGCGGGATGGATCTTCGTCGGGCCGTTCATGGCGGTGTTCGCCCTCGTGCTCATCGCGCCGCTGATCTACGCGATCTACCTCAGCCTGTGGCGCGAGACGCTGATCGGCGGAGTCTCGTTCGTCGGGCTGGAGAATTATGTCAAGGCGCTGGAGGACCCGAAGTTCTGGGAGGCGCTGGCCAGGGTCACGGTCTTCCTGCTGATCCAGGTGCCGATCATGCTGGCGATCGCGCTGTTCGCCGCCCTCGCCCTGGACAGTGCGCGGCTGCGCTGGGTGCCGCTGTTCCGGCTCTCGATCTTCCTGCCCTACGCGGTGCCCGGCGTCGTCGCCGTGATGATCTGGGGATACATGTACGGGGCGCAGTTCGGCCTCGTCGCCGACATCAACAACTGGCTCGGCATCAAGATCCCCGAGCCCCTGTCGAGCAGCTGGATCATGGTCGCGATCGGCAACATCGTCACCTGGGAGTTCGTCGGCTACAACATGCTCGTCTTCTACGCGGGGCTGAAGGCCATCCCGCAGGAGCTGTACGAAGCAGCCGAGATCGATGGGGCAGGGGCCATCCGCACCATCTTCAGCATCAAGCTTCCCGGTATCCGCGGAGCGATGATCATCGCGACGCTCTTCTCGATCATCGGCAGCTTCCAGCTGTTCAACGAGCCGCAGATGCTGGCCTCGCTGGTGCCGAACCAGATCTCCAGCTACTTCACCCCGAACATCTACGCCTTCAACCTGTCGTTCTCGGGCTCGATGTTCAACTACGCCGCGGCCATCGCGATCCTCTCCGGCATCATCACCATGGTCGTCGCCTTCATCGCGCAGAACCCCGAGGGGCTGTTCACCCGCAAGCGCAAGGCGAACTCGCTCGAGGAGGAGCAGGCATGA